In Nitrospira sp., one genomic interval encodes:
- a CDS encoding insulinase family protein, producing the protein MTLTQPLAAQAVEPKEFTLSNDMKVILVEVPKAPVATVQVWYKVGSRNEVMGRAGLSHMLEHMMFKGTAKYPKGTFSRLVRKNGGMDNAFTSQDFTAYFENLAADRVSLALELEADRMQGLILDANEFKTEREVVKEERRLRNEDDPQGALVEALFAQAFMSHPYHWPVIGWFSDLDAMNLDDLQRHYDTYYSPNNATLLVVGDIKAETLLPTITKLFEPIPKGPSPKPLTATEGPQRGERRFFLRREAQVPFVMMGYRVPNYSSDDSYALNVLEAILSHGKSSRLYQNLVYEQKTALAVGADYGLMQADPGLFYFYAVVKPGEKVEAVEEGLLKEIRRLQTEPPTDLELQRAKNQIEAAHIFEQDSNFRQAMLLGEAETVGAGWRKVGQFVERTRAVTAQDIQRVATQYLTADARTTGILLPHPPQPQAASSAQAQ; encoded by the coding sequence GTGACGCTTACTCAGCCCTTGGCGGCCCAGGCCGTCGAACCGAAAGAATTCACCCTGTCGAACGACATGAAGGTGATCCTCGTCGAAGTGCCCAAAGCACCGGTGGCCACGGTCCAGGTCTGGTACAAAGTGGGATCGCGCAACGAAGTCATGGGTCGCGCGGGCCTGTCCCACATGCTGGAACATATGATGTTCAAGGGCACCGCCAAGTACCCAAAAGGAACGTTTTCCAGGCTGGTGCGCAAGAATGGGGGCATGGACAACGCGTTCACCAGCCAAGACTTCACCGCCTATTTTGAAAACCTGGCCGCCGATCGCGTCAGTCTGGCGCTGGAGTTAGAAGCTGATCGGATGCAGGGACTGATCCTGGACGCCAACGAGTTTAAGACGGAACGCGAAGTGGTGAAGGAAGAACGACGGCTCCGGAACGAAGATGACCCTCAGGGTGCCCTCGTTGAGGCCCTGTTTGCCCAGGCCTTCATGAGCCATCCCTACCACTGGCCGGTGATCGGATGGTTTTCGGACCTGGACGCCATGAACCTGGACGATCTCCAGCGCCATTACGACACTTATTACTCCCCCAATAATGCGACATTACTCGTGGTCGGCGACATCAAAGCAGAGACGCTGCTCCCCACGATCACGAAGCTGTTCGAGCCGATCCCCAAGGGCCCCTCTCCCAAACCCCTCACCGCAACAGAGGGACCGCAACGCGGCGAGCGGCGGTTTTTTTTGAGGCGCGAGGCGCAAGTCCCCTTCGTCATGATGGGGTACCGGGTGCCCAACTATTCCAGCGACGACTCCTATGCCCTGAATGTGTTGGAGGCCATCCTCTCGCACGGGAAGAGTTCCCGGCTTTACCAGAATCTGGTCTACGAGCAGAAAACCGCGTTGGCCGTGGGCGCCGACTACGGCCTCATGCAGGCAGACCCGGGGTTATTCTATTTTTATGCCGTGGTGAAGCCCGGGGAAAAGGTAGAGGCGGTCGAAGAGGGGCTCTTGAAGGAAATTCGTCGGCTACAGACCGAACCGCCGACCGACCTGGAGCTCCAGCGTGCCAAGAATCAAATCGAAGCGGCCCATATCTTCGAACAGGATTCCAATTTCCGGCAAGCCATGTTGCTGGGAGAGGCAGAGACCGTCGGAGCGGGCTGGCGCAAGGTAGGGCAATTCGTCGAACGGACGCGGGCAGTGACAGCGCAGGACATTCAGCGGGTCGCCACCCAGTACCTGACGGCCGACGCCCGTACCACTGGTATCTTGCTTCCCCACCCCCCACAGCCGCAGGCCGCGTCATCGGCCCAAGCCCAGTAA
- a CDS encoding F0F1 ATP synthase subunit A: MEESPLHAFELYDLIPLAPAGIDISVNKAVILMWVIVGLVAFLMISAAASRKLVPGKLQNLAELIVEFIRGIILDTMGEAGMKYFPLVATLFLFILFANLLGLIPGSYTVTSQIIVTAVFALGIYGLSIVLGFSLHGAKFLGILVPPGTPGWLLPLMIPIELISQLARPISLAVRLFANMTAGHVILGVLFGLAISGGLLIGWLPFAFTIAMNGLEVGIAFIQAYIFTVLSCVYLGDAVTLHGHSEHAH; encoded by the coding sequence GTGGAAGAAAGCCCCTTACATGCATTCGAGTTGTATGATCTGATTCCCCTGGCCCCGGCCGGTATCGATATTTCCGTCAACAAAGCGGTGATCCTCATGTGGGTCATCGTCGGGCTCGTGGCGTTCTTGATGATCTCCGCCGCCGCGTCTCGGAAGTTGGTCCCAGGGAAGCTGCAAAACTTGGCCGAACTGATCGTCGAGTTCATTCGTGGGATCATCTTGGACACGATGGGTGAAGCCGGGATGAAATACTTCCCGCTGGTCGCCACCTTGTTTTTGTTCATCCTCTTTGCGAACCTCTTGGGCCTGATTCCAGGTTCCTACACGGTTACCAGTCAGATCATTGTCACGGCGGTGTTTGCACTCGGGATCTACGGCTTGAGCATCGTGTTGGGCTTTTCCCTCCACGGCGCCAAGTTCCTCGGGATTCTCGTACCGCCCGGTACACCGGGATGGCTCCTACCGCTGATGATCCCGATTGAATTGATCAGTCAATTGGCGCGTCCCATCTCGTTGGCGGTGCGGTTGTTTGCGAACATGACTGCCGGACATGTCATTCTGGGCGTCTTGTTCGGTCTGGCAATCAGCGGAGGGTTGTTGATCGGCTGGTTGCCGTTCGCGTTCACCATTGCGATGAACGGCCTCGAGGTCGGCATTGCCTTCATTCAAGCCTATATTTTTACCGTGCTGAGCTGTGTGTATCTGGGGGATGCGGTTACCCTGCACGGTCATAGCGAGCACGCACACTAA
- the rlmN gene encoding 23S rRNA (adenine(2503)-C(2))-methyltransferase RlmN yields the protein MLPFPPPPTDLLALSEGAMVEFVRERGWPTYRAAQILRWLYQGRVRSFAEMTNLAQKDREHLAASCIIGRTRTVQTFASQDGTTKFVLTLADHTNIECVLIPDDERLTLCLSSQVGCTLDCGFCLTGTLGLTRNLRPHEIVDQVLLAQDHLTAEQRITNLVFMGMGEPLANLDAVSEAIERLTDSTWGLGFSPRRITISTAGLASRLRDVAALKVNLAISLNAPTDDLRREVMPAANRLHPLDALLTACRNYPLAERDRLTFEYVLLAEVNDRPEDAARLINLLRGLRAKVNLIPFNPFPGSPYRRPTEQAIARFQQTLRDAHVDAYLRRSRGRDVLGACGQLGRLGSFEPTVALTQIESRC from the coding sequence ATGCTTCCATTCCCTCCCCCCCCCACCGATCTCTTAGCCTTGTCCGAAGGGGCCATGGTCGAGTTCGTCCGAGAACGGGGCTGGCCGACCTATCGCGCCGCCCAAATTCTGCGCTGGTTGTACCAGGGTCGGGTCCGGTCCTTTGCGGAGATGACCAACCTGGCACAGAAGGATCGAGAACACCTGGCCGCCTCCTGCATCATTGGGCGCACTCGAACCGTTCAGACCTTCGCCTCTCAGGACGGCACCACCAAATTCGTCCTGACCCTTGCCGATCACACGAACATTGAATGCGTCCTCATCCCCGACGACGAACGACTGACCCTCTGCCTCTCCAGCCAGGTCGGCTGCACACTCGATTGTGGGTTTTGTCTGACCGGAACGTTGGGTCTCACCCGCAATCTGCGCCCCCACGAGATCGTCGACCAGGTCCTCCTGGCACAGGACCATTTGACGGCAGAACAACGGATCACGAACCTGGTCTTCATGGGCATGGGCGAACCACTGGCCAATCTCGACGCGGTGAGCGAGGCCATTGAGCGCCTTACCGACAGCACCTGGGGACTAGGCTTTTCCCCGCGGCGGATCACCATTTCAACCGCAGGACTCGCCTCTCGACTCAGGGACGTGGCCGCCCTCAAGGTCAACCTCGCCATTTCCTTGAACGCTCCCACCGACGACCTGCGCCGCGAGGTCATGCCGGCCGCAAACCGACTCCATCCGCTCGACGCGCTTCTAACAGCCTGCCGGAACTATCCATTGGCGGAACGTGACCGCCTTACCTTCGAATACGTCCTGCTGGCTGAGGTCAACGACCGACCGGAAGACGCGGCGCGACTGATCAACCTGCTCCGCGGTCTCCGCGCCAAGGTCAATCTGATTCCCTTCAATCCCTTCCCCGGCAGTCCCTATCGACGTCCGACCGAGCAAGCGATCGCCCGCTTTCAGCAGACCCTTCGCGACGCGCACGTGGACGCGTATCTTCGCCGCAGTCGAGGCCGCGATGTCCTCGGAGCCTGCGGGCAACTAGGCCGTCTCGGCTCCTTCGAGCCGACGGTCGCCTTGACACAGATTGAAAGCCGTTGTTAG
- a CDS encoding insulinase family protein has translation MIRPLPALRLLLGLFLAPLAIASLNQAHATEIIPTRTVTANGMTVLFLEQHFLPTVEIHALIKVGSAQDPPDKAGLANLTASLLDEGTTTRTSRQMAEQIDFVGGSIGANATEDFTTASARVLKKDADLGFTLLADMLQHPAFHKQEFERVRAQILGEIVSDDDDPGNVAMKAFHQLIFHGHPYSWPTHGTEDTLNKITVADVQQFHAKEYVPNQTILVVVGDLTQEQATALVQTHFGSWKRGPSTLYGVKRPAPLDRKMVQLIEKDLTQSTIVLGHTGISRSNPDYYAVTVMNYILGAGGFSSRLMDSIRDKQGLAYGIMSQFDTRLMPGAFLINLQTRTEFTNQAITGVLTELKGIRDAAVTDQELSEAKSFTIGSFPLRVDSSAKLAKVLAQVEFYNLGLDYFTQYPKAIEKVTKDDVQRVAKQYLDPQHYALVVVGSIAKAKVKQ, from the coding sequence ATGATACGACCACTTCCGGCTCTCAGACTCCTTCTCGGGCTGTTCCTCGCACCCCTCGCCATCGCCTCCCTGAATCAGGCTCACGCGACGGAGATCATCCCCACCAGGACCGTCACCGCCAACGGCATGACCGTGCTGTTTTTGGAGCAACACTTCCTTCCGACCGTGGAGATCCATGCCCTGATCAAGGTGGGTTCGGCCCAAGATCCGCCGGACAAGGCGGGGCTGGCCAATCTGACCGCAAGCCTATTGGATGAAGGCACAACGACTCGAACGTCTCGGCAAATGGCCGAACAGATCGATTTCGTCGGAGGGTCCATCGGAGCCAACGCCACCGAAGACTTCACCACCGCCTCGGCTCGGGTTCTCAAGAAGGATGCCGACCTCGGCTTTACCCTCTTGGCCGACATGCTCCAACATCCGGCCTTCCACAAGCAGGAATTCGAGCGGGTGCGGGCCCAGATCCTCGGCGAAATTGTGAGCGACGATGACGATCCCGGCAATGTCGCGATGAAGGCGTTCCATCAATTGATCTTTCACGGCCACCCCTACAGCTGGCCCACCCACGGCACCGAAGACACGCTGAACAAAATCACGGTCGCCGATGTGCAGCAATTCCACGCCAAAGAGTATGTGCCGAACCAAACGATCCTCGTCGTCGTCGGTGACTTGACGCAAGAGCAGGCGACGGCGCTGGTGCAGACCCATTTCGGATCATGGAAACGCGGTCCTTCGACCCTGTACGGCGTCAAGCGGCCAGCCCCGCTCGATCGCAAAATGGTGCAACTCATCGAGAAAGATTTGACGCAATCGACGATTGTGCTCGGCCATACCGGGATCAGCCGCTCCAACCCCGACTATTATGCCGTCACGGTCATGAACTACATTCTGGGCGCCGGCGGGTTCTCGTCCCGGCTCATGGATTCGATCCGCGACAAACAGGGGCTGGCCTACGGCATCATGAGCCAATTCGATACCAGGCTCATGCCCGGTGCGTTTCTCATCAATCTCCAGACGAGGACGGAGTTCACCAACCAGGCGATCACCGGCGTGTTGACGGAGCTCAAGGGAATCCGCGATGCGGCGGTGACCGATCAGGAACTCAGCGAAGCCAAGTCCTTCACCATCGGCAGTTTCCCGCTCCGGGTCGATTCGAGCGCAAAACTGGCAAAGGTGCTGGCCCAGGTGGAATTCTATAATTTGGGATTGGATTACTTTACGCAATATCCAAAGGCGATCGAAAAGGTCACGAAAGACGACGTCCAGCGCGTGGCCAAACAGTACCTCGATCCTCAACATTACGCCTTGGTGGTGGTCGGCTCGATCGCCAAGGCCAAGGTCAAGCAATAG
- the atpF gene encoding F0F1 ATP synthase subunit B — MPQFESHFFSSLIFWEILSFGILFFLLYKYAFPSLLSMLEEREKKIKDSLDQAERHRTEAERILKEYEAKLAASAKEAEALLAQAKERAQRLMEENEQRMTVDAERIKGDATREIEHERRKAVQDIRSQTTDLALMVAEKVVGRALTDADHRRLADEALDALAKTYQSRN; from the coding sequence ATGCCTCAATTTGAATCGCATTTCTTCTCATCGTTGATCTTCTGGGAGATCCTGTCCTTCGGGATCCTGTTCTTCCTCCTTTACAAGTACGCGTTCCCGAGCCTGCTGAGCATGCTCGAAGAGCGGGAGAAGAAGATCAAGGACAGTCTCGATCAGGCCGAGCGCCACCGCACGGAAGCCGAACGGATCCTCAAGGAATACGAAGCCAAGTTGGCGGCCTCGGCGAAAGAGGCGGAAGCGCTTCTGGCACAGGCCAAGGAGCGGGCCCAGCGGTTGATGGAAGAGAACGAACAGCGCATGACGGTGGATGCCGAGCGTATCAAGGGTGACGCCACACGTGAGATCGAACACGAGCGTCGGAAGGCCGTTCAGGATATTCGTTCCCAGACAACCGACCTGGCCCTGATGGTGGCGGAGAAAGTCGTGGGGCGTGCGTTGACTGATGCGGATCACCGCCGCCTGGCAGATGAAGCCTTGGATGCCTTGGCCAAGACCTACCAGAGCCGAAACTAG
- the larE gene encoding ATP-dependent sacrificial sulfur transferase LarE has translation MSSPTSLTAKIARARRILRDMQSVIVAFSGGIDSSLVLKLAHDELGSQAVGITAVSPTFPASELDVARQTATEIGASHRIVTTDQLDIPEFIRNDAARCYHCKTDLYSLLRALREQHATHYIVDGTNTDDLGDDRPGLKAAREWGVRSPLLEAEFSKADIREAARELGLSNWNKPAAACLSSRVPRGITITRSILSRIERAEAALAREGFRHYRVRDHEDMARIELGADELARCLEGGRRERVAAALKQLGYQFITLDLEGYRQGGVSLPPGRSD, from the coding sequence ATGAGCTCCCCCACGTCGCTTACCGCAAAAATTGCCCGCGCCCGACGTATCCTTCGAGACATGCAGTCGGTCATCGTGGCCTTTTCGGGGGGAATCGACAGTTCGCTCGTGCTGAAGCTAGCGCATGACGAATTGGGCTCGCAGGCCGTCGGCATCACGGCCGTCTCCCCGACCTTCCCGGCCAGCGAACTCGATGTAGCCAGACAGACGGCGACTGAAATCGGGGCCAGCCATCGCATCGTCACCACCGATCAATTGGACATCCCGGAATTCATTCGTAACGATGCCGCCCGCTGCTACCACTGCAAAACTGATCTCTACTCGTTACTGCGGGCGCTCCGTGAGCAGCATGCGACCCACTACATCGTCGACGGCACGAACACGGATGACCTGGGAGATGACCGACCCGGATTGAAGGCCGCCCGGGAGTGGGGAGTCCGCAGCCCGTTGCTGGAAGCGGAGTTTTCGAAAGCCGACATTCGCGAGGCGGCGCGGGAATTGGGACTCTCGAACTGGAACAAACCGGCGGCAGCCTGTCTCTCATCTCGCGTGCCACGCGGCATCACCATCACCCGAAGCATCCTTTCACGCATCGAACGGGCCGAAGCCGCCCTGGCCCGAGAAGGATTTCGCCACTATCGTGTGCGCGACCACGAAGACATGGCTCGCATCGAGCTCGGCGCAGACGAGCTGGCACGCTGCCTCGAAGGCGGACGGCGAGAACGAGTCGCCGCAGCCCTGAAGCAGCTGGGCTATCAGTTCATTACGTTGGATTTGGAAGGATATCGCCAGGGGGGCGTGAGCCTGCCCCCCGGCAGATCAGACTAG
- the atpE gene encoding ATP synthase F0 subunit C — MDAAAAALVGMGLAAAGFAGAGVGIGYIFGKMIEAVARQPEAEGRVGKYMWIGFALVEAIALYGLVIAFIIMGLRK; from the coding sequence ATGGATGCAGCAGCAGCAGCGTTGGTGGGCATGGGATTGGCGGCGGCGGGTTTTGCCGGAGCCGGCGTGGGTATCGGATACATCTTCGGCAAAATGATCGAGGCCGTGGCCCGGCAACCGGAAGCGGAAGGCCGCGTCGGCAAGTACATGTGGATCGGGTTCGCGTTGGTCGAAGCGATCGCGCTGTACGGGCTGGTCATTGCGTTCATCATCATGGGCTTGCGGAAGTAG
- a CDS encoding anthranilate synthase component I family protein, with protein MTLSPDTAFLKGAPQPLVVVRPQPTADVFELYRRVTKPGRPSLLLDSANAAGPVARYSFICSEPYLTLTGRGAEYTIQSEGQQQRGIGSAVEVLQELLHDSAIARPPGLPPFYGGAAGYLSYDLIRSFESLPSLAVDDLRLPDLHMVLLDLVAAVDHRTGLLYLMYCPPLARFLSEPREKLYREGCDRLAEFEARLTTPLPPLDRLPWSGGMSFEPGQTAEDYKARVRQCKEYIAAGDIYQANLSHRFMLHRDGQGGRADREIYAATLYHRLRQVNPSPFSGLAHLDHLSLVSCSPERLVQLTGSVANTRPIAGTRRRGATLEEDRRLQAELVVNAKERAEHVMLVDLERNDLGKVCRYGSVHVDEFMTVEPYSHVNHLVSSVTGVLAPHRSPLDLVKALFPGGTITGVPKLRCMHIIEELEPVRRGLYTGALGYFSWSGDLDLNILIRTLVLTGRQGYLQVGAGIVADSDPDREYEETLAKAGAFFHLLEGSR; from the coding sequence ATGACCCTGTCACCGGACACAGCCTTCCTCAAGGGTGCCCCACAACCCTTGGTCGTCGTCCGCCCGCAGCCGACGGCCGATGTGTTCGAACTGTACCGACGTGTGACGAAGCCAGGCCGGCCCTCCCTCCTACTGGACAGCGCCAATGCCGCGGGGCCGGTCGCGCGCTATTCCTTCATCTGTAGCGAGCCCTATCTGACCCTGACCGGCCGGGGCGCCGAGTACACCATTCAGAGCGAAGGGCAACAACAACGGGGCATCGGATCGGCGGTCGAGGTACTCCAGGAGCTACTGCATGACTCGGCGATCGCCAGACCGCCGGGATTACCCCCGTTTTATGGCGGCGCAGCTGGCTATCTCAGCTACGACCTTATCCGTTCCTTCGAATCCCTTCCCTCGTTGGCTGTCGACGATCTGCGGCTGCCGGACCTCCACATGGTCTTGCTCGATCTGGTGGCAGCCGTCGATCACCGGACCGGCCTGCTCTACCTGATGTATTGCCCTCCCTTGGCTCGCTTTCTGTCCGAACCGCGGGAGAAACTCTACCGGGAGGGATGCGACCGCCTCGCGGAATTCGAAGCGCGCCTGACGACTCCCCTGCCCCCTCTCGACCGCTTGCCTTGGTCGGGAGGCATGAGCTTCGAGCCGGGACAAACGGCGGAGGATTACAAAGCCCGCGTCCGGCAATGTAAGGAGTACATCGCAGCCGGCGATATTTATCAGGCCAACCTTTCCCATCGCTTCATGCTGCATAGGGACGGCCAGGGGGGACGCGCGGACAGGGAAATATATGCCGCCACCCTCTATCACCGGCTCCGGCAGGTGAATCCCTCACCCTTCTCCGGACTCGCGCACCTCGATCACCTGAGTCTGGTCAGTTGTTCCCCTGAACGGTTGGTGCAGCTGACGGGATCCGTGGCCAACACTCGTCCCATCGCCGGTACCAGGCGACGAGGCGCCACCCTCGAAGAGGATCGCCGCTTACAGGCGGAGCTAGTCGTCAATGCGAAGGAACGGGCCGAGCATGTCATGCTGGTCGACCTGGAGCGGAACGATCTCGGCAAGGTCTGTCGCTACGGGTCGGTGCACGTCGATGAGTTCATGACCGTCGAGCCGTACTCGCACGTCAACCACCTCGTCTCGTCGGTCACAGGCGTTCTGGCTCCTCACCGTTCACCCCTGGACCTGGTCAAGGCACTGTTTCCAGGCGGCACTATCACAGGCGTGCCCAAACTGCGATGCATGCATATCATCGAGGAATTGGAGCCCGTCCGGCGGGGCCTCTACACCGGAGCGCTGGGATATTTCAGTTGGAGCGGAGACTTGGATCTGAACATTTTGATCCGGACCCTCGTGCTGACCGGGCGGCAGGGGTACCTCCAAGTAGGCGCCGGCATCGTGGCCGACTCCGATCCCGATCGCGAATATGAGGAAACGCTCGCCAAGGCGGGCGCATTTTTTCACCTTCTGGAGGGCAGCCGCTGA
- a CDS encoding AtpZ/AtpI family protein, translating to MPPSQDPLYAGLGQAVRIGTELLAALIVGGGIGWVVDTYLFGSNPWGLVVGLGLGAAAGVRNAYRAAQRWQG from the coding sequence ATGCCCCCCTCTCAAGACCCGTTATATGCGGGGCTCGGACAGGCTGTCCGGATTGGGACGGAACTGCTCGCTGCGTTGATCGTCGGGGGAGGGATCGGTTGGGTCGTCGATACGTACCTCTTCGGTTCCAATCCCTGGGGATTGGTCGTGGGGTTGGGCCTGGGAGCGGCTGCGGGTGTGCGCAATGCCTATCGGGCGGCGCAACGCTGGCAAGGTTGA
- a CDS encoding aminotransferase class IV, translating to MWVFLNDRFVRKEEALVSVFDHGFLYGDGVYETIRSYGSRIFMRDQHLARLRRSAEAIGLTIPIPEGDWPTLLHEAMRRNDVGNDRHDAYLRITISRGEGEIGLDPSLCPKPTVVIMTKPLQPLPARLFEEGVALTVARTRRNLPEALSPQIKATNFLNNILAKRESIAAGTFDSLLLNWRDELTECTISNLFFLSEGALRTPALDCGILDGITRGIVIQLAQEEGLAVQEGHYRLQDLQQAAECFLTNTSMEIMPVGHLDSLTIGGGKPGPVTRLLQARFVAGRTRFLEPSA from the coding sequence ATGTGGGTGTTTTTGAATGATCGGTTTGTACGCAAGGAAGAGGCGCTCGTCTCGGTCTTTGACCATGGGTTCCTGTACGGGGACGGCGTCTATGAAACCATTCGCTCCTATGGTTCCAGAATTTTCATGCGTGATCAGCACCTCGCCAGGCTTCGGCGATCAGCCGAAGCCATCGGATTGACCATTCCCATTCCGGAAGGAGATTGGCCGACGCTGCTCCATGAGGCCATGCGCCGCAACGACGTCGGCAATGACCGGCACGACGCCTATCTGCGGATCACAATTTCCCGCGGCGAAGGAGAGATTGGACTCGACCCAAGTCTCTGTCCCAAGCCCACGGTGGTGATCATGACCAAGCCGTTGCAACCGTTGCCGGCAAGGCTGTTTGAAGAGGGTGTCGCCCTCACCGTGGCCCGGACCAGACGCAATCTCCCGGAAGCGCTCTCGCCCCAGATCAAGGCCACCAATTTCCTCAATAACATTCTGGCGAAACGTGAATCGATCGCGGCAGGAACCTTCGACAGCCTGCTGCTGAATTGGCGGGACGAATTGACTGAATGCACCATCAGTAATCTTTTCTTTCTCTCCGAGGGCGCATTACGGACGCCGGCGCTCGACTGCGGCATCCTGGACGGCATCACCAGGGGCATCGTGATTCAACTGGCGCAGGAAGAGGGCCTCGCGGTGCAAGAGGGTCACTATCGGCTACAGGACTTGCAACAGGCGGCAGAGTGTTTCCTGACCAACACCAGCATGGAGATCATGCCCGTCGGCCATCTCGATTCACTGACCATCGGTGGTGGCAAACCAGGGCCCGTCACCCGCCTCCTTCAGGCGCGATTTGTCGCTGGCCGCACGCGATTCCTCGAACCATCCGCCTAA